Proteins co-encoded in one Papaver somniferum cultivar HN1 chromosome 5, ASM357369v1, whole genome shotgun sequence genomic window:
- the LOC113284212 gene encoding single-stranded DNA-binding protein WHY2, mitochondrial-like, translated as MLKKFSQVLTVRRPLSKFLLPRKVSNTEDALLSRSFVSQAVARPNPASDGDSGRVFVDYTIFKGKGALNMSPIPPKFIQLQSGGGMKIDRKGAMMLNFFPAVGPKKYDWQNRQGFALSVTEIGALISLGPSESAEFFHDPSMQSSNAGQVRKKLSVQPIGNGAGFSFSLNVNNSVSKTSDQFYVPVSKAEFEVMRSSFNYILPRIMGWDQLFNPQLPASANVNPEIREPEMEPEMHLSPDPEWDR; from the coding sequence atgttgaagaagttctctcAAGTCTTGACGGTTAGGAGACCTTTGTCTAAGTTTTTGTTGCCAAGAAAAGTAAGCAATACTGAGGATGCCTTATTGTCCAGAAGCTTTGTTTCCCAAGCTGTGGCTAGACCAAACCCTGCGTCTGATGGTGATTCAGGCAGAGTATTTGTGGATTATACTATCTTCAAGGGAAAAGGTGCTCTCAATATGTCCCCTATTCCACCAAAGTTCATCCAGCTCCAGTCTGGGGGTGGTATGAAGATAGATAGGAAGGGTGCAATGATGCTGAATTTTTTTCCTGCTGTTGGTCCAAAAAAGTATGATTGGCAAAACAGACAAGGTTTTGCTTTGTCAGTGACAGAGATTGGGGCCCTAATAAGTCTTGGACCTTCCGAGTCTGCTGAATTTTTCCACGACCCATCAATGCAATCAAGTAACGCAGGTCAAGTTAGAAAGAAATTATCAGTTCAGCCGATTGGAAATGGTGCCGGCTTTTCTTTTTCATTGAATGTTAACAACTCGGTGTCTAAAACCAGCGACCAGTTCTATGTGCCCGTTTCTAAGGCAGAGTTTGAAGTGATGCGCTCAAGTTTCAATTACATCCTGCCACGCATCATGGGTTGGGATCAGCTCTTTAATCCTCAGCTGCCAGCAAGTGCCAACGTTAATCCTGAAATAAGAGAGCCAGAGATGGAGCCGGAGATGCACTTAAGTCCTGATCCTGAGTGGGATAGGTAG